A portion of the Algisphaera agarilytica genome contains these proteins:
- the rplX gene encoding 50S ribosomal protein L24 encodes MPRHIRKGDNVIVRTGKDKGRTGEVLRVLTDKQDPGAERVVVKGVNVRVKHIKPSQANPQGGTVSLEMPIHISNVSPVDNAGKATRVRYETKDDGSKIRVAATTGEQIGPELKKAK; translated from the coding sequence ATGCCAAGACACATCCGCAAAGGCGACAACGTGATCGTTCGCACCGGCAAGGACAAGGGCCGTACCGGCGAAGTCCTCCGCGTCCTGACTGACAAGCAAGACCCCGGCGCCGAGCGCGTCGTGGTCAAGGGCGTCAACGTCCGTGTGAAGCACATCAAGCCCAGCCAAGCCAACCCGCAGGGCGGCACCGTCAGCCTGGAGATGCCCATCCACATCTCCAACGTCAGCCCCGTCGACAACGCCGGCAAAGCCACCCGCGTCCGCTACGAAACCAAGGACGACGGCAGCAAGATCCGCGTCGCCGCGACCACCGGCGAGCAGATCGGCCCCGAACTGAAGAAGGCTAAATAA
- the rpsH gene encoding 30S ribosomal protein S8, producing MALSDPIADMLNRLRNASRNGFATVDCRNSKVCAGIAAALQHEGYVNGHTVIDDGRQGILRVELRYGPNGEKLFHTMKRESKPGCRVYTKVADLPRPLAGLGVCILTTPKGVLSDRQCREQNVGGEMICTVE from the coding sequence ATGGCTCTCAGCGACCCTATCGCCGACATGCTCAACCGCCTCCGCAACGCCTCGCGCAACGGCTTCGCCACCGTCGACTGCCGCAACTCGAAGGTCTGTGCGGGCATCGCCGCCGCTCTGCAGCACGAAGGCTACGTCAACGGCCACACCGTCATCGACGACGGCCGCCAAGGCATCCTCCGTGTCGAACTCCGCTACGGCCCCAACGGCGAGAAGCTGTTCCACACCATGAAGCGCGAGTCGAAGCCCGGCTGCCGCGTCTACACCAAGGTCGCCGACCTGCCCCGTCCCCTAGCCGGCCTGGGCGTCTGCATCCTCACCACCCCCAAGGGTGTGCTGTCCGACCGTCAGTGCCGCGAACAAAACGTCGGCGGCGAGATGATCTGCACCGTCGAGTAA
- the rplO gene encoding 50S ribosomal protein L15: MMIHEITEKVGRHKQRKRIGRGVGSGYGKTAGRGHKGYGARAGNSNPHEGGAIPMWKRFPKRGFSNAEFMTHYAVVNIKAIEARFQDGEEVNAESLAKLGLIRDTKLPVKVLGEGELTKKVTVTADKFSKSASEKITAAGGSVTVIEPVGRRPKGVKKADAKAE, encoded by the coding sequence ATGATGATCCACGAAATCACCGAAAAAGTTGGCCGCCACAAGCAGCGTAAGCGCATCGGGCGCGGCGTCGGCTCGGGCTACGGCAAGACCGCTGGTCGCGGCCACAAGGGCTACGGCGCCCGTGCGGGTAACAGCAACCCCCACGAGGGCGGCGCGATCCCCATGTGGAAGCGTTTCCCCAAGCGTGGCTTCTCCAACGCCGAATTCATGACGCACTACGCCGTGGTGAACATCAAGGCGATCGAAGCTCGCTTCCAGGACGGCGAAGAAGTCAACGCCGAATCGCTGGCCAAGCTCGGCCTGATCCGCGACACCAAGCTCCCGGTCAAGGTCCTGGGCGAAGGCGAACTGACCAAGAAGGTCACCGTCACCGCGGACAAGTTCAGCAAGTCCGCTTCTGAAAAGATCACCGCTGCGGGCGGCTCCGTGACGGTCATCGAACCCGTCGGCCGTCGCCCCAAGGGTGTGAAGAAGGCCGACGCGAAAGCGGAGTGA
- the rpsK gene encoding 30S ribosomal protein S11, producing the protein MAKKSKKVRKNVTRGIAYIKATFNNTLVTITDVNGETLCWGSAGTVGFKGSRKSTPFAATRAAEEAAGQAKKYGMVELEVRVRGAGPGRESAVTGLAHSGIKITAVEDHTPIPHNGCRPKKKRRV; encoded by the coding sequence ATGGCCAAGAAATCCAAGAAAGTCCGCAAGAACGTGACCCGCGGCATCGCCTACATCAAGGCGACCTTCAACAACACCCTCGTCACCATCACCGACGTCAACGGCGAAACCCTCTGCTGGGGCTCGGCCGGCACCGTCGGCTTCAAGGGCTCGCGGAAGTCCACCCCCTTCGCCGCCACCCGCGCCGCTGAAGAGGCAGCCGGCCAGGCCAAGAAGTACGGCATGGTCGAGCTCGAAGTCCGCGTCCGCGGCGCCGGCCCCGGCCGTGAGTCGGCCGTCACCGGTCTGGCCCACTCGGGCATCAAGATCACCGCGGTCGAAGACCACACCCCCATCCCGCACAACGGCTGCCGCCCCAAGAAGAAGCGTCGCGTGTAA
- the rplR gene encoding 50S ribosomal protein L18 — protein MEKNKLKTLRRTRRKTGIRKRIFGSPEQPRLSIFRSSKHVYAQVIDDFAGKTLAEASTVSAKLEKGCTTEAAAEVGKAIAEKAKAAGIETVAFDRNGFRYHGRVKALADAAREGGLKF, from the coding sequence ATGGAAAAGAACAAACTCAAAACCCTCCGCCGCACCCGCCGCAAGACCGGCATCCGCAAGCGCATCTTCGGCAGCCCCGAGCAGCCGCGCCTGTCGATCTTCCGCAGCAGCAAGCACGTCTACGCCCAGGTCATCGACGATTTCGCCGGCAAGACCCTGGCCGAGGCCAGCACCGTGTCGGCCAAGCTCGAGAAGGGCTGCACCACCGAAGCCGCCGCTGAAGTGGGCAAAGCCATCGCCGAGAAGGCCAAGGCCGCCGGCATCGAAACCGTCGCGTTCGACCGCAACGGCTTCCGCTACCACGGCCGCGTGAAGGCCCTGGCCGACGCCGCCCGTGAGGGTGGCCTGAAGTTCTGA
- the rpmJ gene encoding 50S ribosomal protein L36, which translates to MKVRSSVKRICENCKIIRRKGVVRVVCTNPKHKQRQG; encoded by the coding sequence ATGAAAGTCCGCTCCTCCGTTAAACGCATCTGCGAAAACTGCAAGATCATCCGCCGCAAGGGCGTCGTCCGCGTCGTCTGCACCAACCCCAAGCACAAGCAACGCCAGGGTTGA
- the rpsM gene encoding 30S ribosomal protein S13, translating to MPRIAGTEIPDNKPNRIALTYIYGIGPKFSMDICNELGLDPQQRAKELNEDQLAAIANLLEAKYVIEGALRRQVQQDIARLRDIRSYRGDRHRRGLPVRGQRTQTNARTRKGRKKTVAGKKSVKGMK from the coding sequence ATGCCCCGTATCGCCGGTACCGAAATCCCCGACAACAAGCCCAACCGCATCGCGCTGACCTACATCTACGGGATCGGCCCGAAGTTCTCGATGGACATCTGCAACGAGCTCGGCCTCGACCCGCAGCAACGCGCTAAAGAGCTGAACGAAGACCAACTCGCTGCGATCGCCAACCTGCTCGAAGCCAAGTACGTCATCGAAGGTGCCCTGCGTCGTCAGGTCCAGCAAGACATCGCCCGTCTGCGTGACATCCGCAGCTACCGCGGCGACCGTCACCGCCGCGGCCTGCCCGTGCGTGGTCAACGCACCCAGACCAACGCCCGCACCCGTAAGGGCCGTAAGAAGACCGTGGCCGGCAAGAAGTCGGTCAAGGGCATGAAGTAA
- the map gene encoding type I methionyl aminopeptidase, which yields MKKASIRLKSKEEIEKMRVAGRIVRQVHDMCREMCKPGVTTQEIDDAADALIREKGGIGLFKNYPTYRPGEGFPATLCISVNDVVVHGIADDRPIEDGDVVGIDCGVKYDGWCGDAANTILVGNVDEETRKMCEATQHCLQIAIDQIKPGKRWSQIARLMQKYAEDRGYGVVKDFVGHGIGSNMHEEPKVPNFVSRDLIKNDILLREGIVLAIEPMLNLGTQEVKTLKDGWTVVTMDGKPSAHYEHTVAVTADGADVLTDGR from the coding sequence GTGAAAAAGGCAAGTATCCGTCTGAAATCCAAAGAAGAGATCGAGAAGATGCGCGTCGCGGGTCGCATCGTTCGGCAGGTTCACGACATGTGTCGTGAGATGTGCAAGCCGGGCGTGACGACCCAGGAAATCGACGACGCGGCCGACGCACTGATTCGTGAAAAGGGCGGCATCGGGTTGTTCAAGAACTACCCGACCTATCGCCCCGGCGAAGGTTTCCCCGCCACCTTGTGCATCAGCGTCAACGACGTGGTCGTGCACGGCATCGCGGATGATCGGCCGATCGAAGACGGCGACGTGGTCGGGATCGACTGCGGCGTCAAGTACGACGGCTGGTGCGGGGACGCGGCGAACACCATCTTGGTGGGCAACGTCGACGAAGAAACCCGGAAGATGTGCGAAGCGACGCAGCACTGTTTGCAGATCGCCATCGACCAGATCAAGCCGGGCAAGCGTTGGAGTCAGATCGCCCGCCTGATGCAGAAATACGCCGAGGACCGCGGGTACGGCGTGGTGAAAGATTTTGTCGGGCACGGCATCGGCTCGAACATGCACGAAGAACCCAAGGTCCCCAACTTTGTCAGCCGGGACCTGATCAAAAACGACATCCTGCTGAGAGAAGGCATCGTCCTTGCCATCGAACCGATGCTCAACCTCGGCACCCAGGAAGTCAAAACGCTGAAAGACGGCTGGACCGTCGTGACCATGGACGGGAAACCGTCGGCCCATTACGAACACACCGTCGCCGTGACCGCCGACGGAGCCGACGTCCTGACCGACGGCCGGTAG
- the secY gene encoding preprotein translocase subunit SecY, translating into MLQAFFNIWRIKELRNKLLFTMSMLVIYRIGFFIPLPGVDQSALNEWAESAASGAVGNLISYVGIFTGGSLSQSTIFGLGIMPYISAAIIFQLLASVSERLKAIQKEGPAGRQKIQEYTRYATLGLCLVQSAFWLSFLQQGGEGGLVYANYRGTAVFWACGVLGLTAGTIFLMWLGEQIDKYGIGNGISLIITAGIIASMPGAITQIVTGFSVSGGDAAKPYGIDTVIFLVVAFIVVVAGSIVITQGQRRIPIQQAKHTRGRRVYGGQKSYLPLRVNHGGVMPIIFASSLMIFPSMLFNWTGAAMPPKEDAGAVYGFFAGFLTLLQSEFANMNGYLYALIYIGLIYFFAYFWTTVQFQPKEMATQLRDNGSFIPGLRPGPRTADYLEIVMERITYVGAGFLAVIAVIPTIVSGLFGIPFTVTQFLGGTGLLIVVSVMLDFVQRIEANLMMRNYSGFLGGGGPGGGGPKIRGARGGA; encoded by the coding sequence ATGCTCCAAGCTTTTTTCAACATCTGGCGGATCAAAGAGCTGCGTAACAAGCTGCTCTTCACCATGTCCATGCTGGTGATCTACCGCATCGGCTTCTTTATTCCGCTGCCCGGGGTCGACCAGTCGGCGCTCAACGAGTGGGCCGAGTCTGCCGCGAGCGGGGCGGTGGGCAACCTGATCAGCTACGTCGGCATCTTCACCGGCGGCTCACTATCGCAATCCACCATCTTCGGTCTGGGCATCATGCCCTACATTTCCGCGGCGATTATCTTCCAGCTGCTCGCCTCGGTATCCGAGCGTCTCAAGGCCATCCAAAAAGAAGGCCCCGCCGGTCGGCAGAAGATCCAGGAATATACCCGTTACGCCACGCTGGGCCTCTGTTTGGTGCAGTCGGCGTTCTGGCTGAGCTTCCTGCAGCAGGGCGGCGAGGGCGGTTTGGTTTACGCGAACTACCGTGGCACGGCCGTGTTCTGGGCGTGTGGCGTGCTGGGTCTGACCGCGGGCACCATCTTCCTGATGTGGCTCGGTGAGCAGATCGACAAGTACGGCATCGGCAACGGTATCTCCCTCATCATTACCGCGGGCATCATCGCCTCGATGCCCGGCGCGATTACCCAGATCGTTACCGGTTTCTCGGTCAGCGGTGGCGACGCCGCGAAGCCCTACGGCATCGACACGGTGATCTTCCTGGTCGTGGCGTTCATCGTCGTGGTCGCGGGCTCGATCGTGATCACCCAGGGCCAACGCCGTATCCCGATCCAACAAGCCAAGCACACCCGTGGCCGTCGCGTCTACGGTGGTCAGAAGAGCTACCTGCCGCTGCGTGTGAACCACGGCGGCGTGATGCCGATCATCTTCGCGTCGTCGCTGATGATCTTCCCGTCGATGCTGTTCAACTGGACCGGCGCGGCGATGCCTCCTAAGGAAGACGCGGGAGCGGTTTACGGCTTCTTCGCGGGTTTCCTGACGCTGCTCCAGAGCGAGTTCGCGAACATGAACGGCTACCTCTACGCCCTGATCTACATCGGGCTGATCTACTTCTTCGCCTACTTCTGGACGACCGTCCAGTTCCAGCCGAAGGAGATGGCCACACAGCTACGTGACAACGGCAGCTTCATCCCCGGCCTGCGGCCCGGCCCGCGGACGGCGGACTACCTCGAAATCGTGATGGAACGCATCACCTACGTCGGGGCGGGCTTCCTGGCGGTGATCGCGGTCATCCCGACCATCGTGTCGGGCCTCTTTGGCATCCCGTTCACGGTGACCCAGTTCCTCGGCGGCACCGGCCTGCTCATCGTGGTCAGCGTCATGCTCGACTTCGTCCAGCGGATTGAAGCCAACCTGATGATGCGAAACTACTCGGGCTTCCTCGGCGGCGGCGGCCCCGGCGGCGGCGGCCCCAAGATCCGGGGGGCTCGTGGCGGGGCGTGA
- the rplE gene encoding 50S ribosomal protein L5, which yields MPPRMQEKFNGPVTEKIKAESGITNPMAMPKLDKIVVSVGMGKLIEGTKLNARAKEQVVKDLALITGQKPIMTVAKKSVANFKVRAGYENGAMVTLRGPRMWEFFDRLVSLAMPRIKDFRGFKDKSFDGRGSYSFGLTEQGIFPEVDMANAQHTFGMHMTLVFKNSTDEISRVALAELGFPFVKPEKKNG from the coding sequence ATGCCTCCTCGCATGCAAGAAAAATTCAACGGCCCCGTGACCGAGAAGATCAAGGCCGAGTCCGGCATCACCAACCCCATGGCGATGCCCAAGCTCGACAAGATCGTCGTCAGCGTGGGTATGGGTAAGCTCATCGAGGGCACCAAGCTCAACGCCCGTGCCAAGGAACAGGTCGTCAAGGACCTGGCCCTGATCACCGGCCAGAAGCCCATCATGACCGTCGCCAAGAAATCCGTGGCGAACTTCAAGGTCCGTGCGGGCTACGAGAACGGTGCGATGGTCACCCTCCGCGGCCCCCGCATGTGGGAATTCTTTGATCGCCTGGTCAGCCTGGCCATGCCCCGCATCAAGGACTTCCGCGGCTTCAAGGACAAGTCGTTCGACGGCCGTGGCAGCTACTCGTTCGGTCTAACCGAGCAGGGCATCTTCCCCGAAGTCGACATGGCCAACGCCCAGCACACCTTCGGCATGCACATGACCCTGGTGTTCAAGAACTCCACCGATGAGATCAGCCGCGTGGCTCTGGCCGAGCTCGGCTTCCCCTTCGTCAAGCCCGAAAAGAAGAACGGCTGA
- the infA gene encoding translation initiation factor IF-1, with product MLQFDGEVLESLPNAMFRVKLENDHEIIAHISGKMRKFYIRILPGDRVTVDISPYDLTKGRITYRH from the coding sequence ATGCTCCAGTTTGACGGCGAAGTGCTCGAATCATTGCCCAACGCAATGTTCCGGGTCAAGCTGGAAAACGACCACGAGATCATCGCCCACATCTCCGGCAAGATGCGCAAGTTCTACATCCGCATCCTCCCCGGCGACCGCGTGACCGTGGACATCAGCCCCTACGATCTGACCAAAGGCCGCATCACCTACCGCCACTGA
- the rpsN gene encoding 30S ribosomal protein S14: MSSKSTIVRNERIAKTVAKYAEKRKQLKKEGNYAALAQLPRDASPTRLRNLCALTGRSRSVYRKFKLSRIKLRELALEGKVPGMRKSSW; this comes from the coding sequence ATGTCCTCAAAATCCACCATCGTCCGCAACGAACGGATCGCCAAGACCGTCGCCAAGTACGCCGAGAAGCGTAAGCAGCTCAAGAAGGAAGGCAACTACGCCGCCCTCGCGCAGCTGCCCCGCGACGCGAGCCCGACCCGGCTCCGCAACCTGTGTGCCCTGACCGGCCGCAGCCGCAGCGTCTACCGCAAGTTCAAGCTTTCCCGCATCAAGCTGCGTGAACTCGCCCTCGAAGGCAAGGTTCCCGGCATGCGTAAATCGTCCTGGTAA
- the rplF gene encoding 50S ribosomal protein L6 yields the protein MSRIGKKPVDLAGATVKVNGREISVNGKGGTLTMEHRPEVSVRVDEEAKQVVVERDGDSRTAKAMHGLTRSLIANMIEGVTKGYEVNMEVHGVGYGATVQGNKVNLKLGFADTRVVPIPAGVTVEAKSSSNLTEVSVKGIDKQLVGQTAAAMRQHRKPEPYNGKGVHYKGEQIIRKQGKAFGS from the coding sequence ATGTCACGTATCGGTAAAAAACCTGTCGACCTCGCCGGCGCCACCGTCAAAGTCAACGGCCGTGAAATCTCGGTCAACGGCAAGGGTGGCACCCTGACCATGGAACACCGCCCCGAGGTGTCGGTCCGCGTCGATGAAGAAGCCAAGCAAGTCGTCGTCGAGCGTGACGGCGACTCTCGCACCGCCAAGGCGATGCACGGCCTGACCCGCTCGCTGATCGCCAACATGATCGAAGGCGTCACCAAGGGCTACGAAGTCAACATGGAAGTCCACGGCGTGGGCTACGGCGCCACCGTCCAGGGCAACAAGGTCAACCTGAAGCTCGGCTTCGCCGACACCCGTGTCGTGCCGATTCCCGCAGGTGTCACCGTTGAAGCCAAGAGCAGCTCGAACCTCACCGAGGTCAGCGTCAAGGGCATCGACAAGCAGCTCGTCGGCCAAACCGCCGCAGCGATGCGTCAACACCGCAAACCCGAGCCCTACAACGGCAAGGGCGTCCACTACAAGGGCGAGCAGATCATCCGCAAGCAAGGCAAGGCCTTCGGCAGCTAA